A part of Populus alba chromosome 8, ASM523922v2, whole genome shotgun sequence genomic DNA contains:
- the LOC118053678 gene encoding probable LRR receptor-like serine/threonine-protein kinase At1g67720 isoform X2, with amino-acid sequence MKYGRSSEAQVSNGNTQYQRRRDFPIDSNKYCYTLGTKERKRYLVRATFQYGSLENEDAYPKFDLYLDTTKWSTMVVLDASRVYVKEMIIRAPSSSIDVCVCCATTGSPFISTLELRPLNLSMYATDFEDNFFLEVAARVNFGALSKDAIRYPDDPYDRIWGSDLEKRQNYLVGVAPGTVRINTSKYVDTRTREYPPVKVMQTAVVGTEETLSYRLNLEDFPANARAYAYFAEIEDLGANETRKFKLQQPYLSDYSNAVVNIAENANGSYTLYEPSYMNVSLDFVLSFSFVKTRDSTLGPLLNAIEISKYLKIEPKTDSKDVTVLNALRSLSAESVWANEQGDPCVPAHWEWVNCSSTTPPRITKIALSGKNLKGEIPPEINNLEQLTELWLDGNFLTGPIPGTSNLVNLKIVHLESNKLNGPLPKYLGSLPKLQALYIQNNSFSGEIPSEFLTGKVIFNYEHNPGLHKEARKKMHSKLIVGISIGILAVLLIVVIGSLLFLRNLQRKTSHKKSEVQGNSWRVSTKPSTAYSVARGWHMMDEGVSYYIPLRELEEATKNFSKKIGRGSFGTVYYGQMIDGKEVAVKIMADSSTHLTQQFVTEVALLSRIHHRNLVPLLGYCEEEHQRILVYEYMHNGTLRDHIHGPVNQKRLDWLARLQIAEDAAKGLEYLHTGCNPGIIHRDVKTSNILLDINMRAKVSDFGLSRQAEEDLTHVSSVARGTVGYLDPEYHANQQLTEKSDVYSFGVVLLELVSGKKPVSTEDFGSELNIVHWARSLIRKGDVMSIVDPVLIGNAKIESIWRIAEVAIQCVEQRAVSRPRMHEIILAIQEANKIEKVTEGSQKVQSASSRAQSSRKTLLTSFLEIESPDLSNGCLVPAAR; translated from the exons ATGAAGTATGGAAGATCATCAGAAGCACAGGTTTCAAATGGAAATACGCAGTATCAAAGACGGCGAGACTTTCCTATAGACAGCAACAAGTACTGTTACACTCTAGGTACCAAAGAGAGAAAGCGGTATCTTGTCCGTGCCACTTTTCAATATGGAAGTTTGGAAAATGAAGATGCCTACCCCAAATTTGATCTCTACTTGGACACAACAAAGTGGTCGACTATGGTAGTATTGGATGCTTCAAGAGTGTATGTGAAGGAAATGATTATCAGGGCTCCTTCAAGTTCAATTGATGTGTGCGTATGCTGTGCTACAACTGGTTCTCCCTTCATATCCACTCTAGAATTGCGACCTCTCAACCTTTCAATGTATGCCACTGATTTTGAGGATAATTTCTTCTTAGAGGTAGCAGCTAGAGTAAATTTTGGTGCCTTAAGCAAGGATGCCATAAG GTACCCGGATGATCCATATGACAGAATTTGGGGTTCAGATCTCGAGAAAAGGCAAAACTACCTTGTAGGGGTGGCCCCTGGCACAGTTAGAATCAATACATCGAAGTACGTAGACACTAGGACTAGAGAATACCCTCCAGTTAAAGTAATGCAAACAGCTGTTGTTGGCACTGAAGAGACACTAAGCTATAGGTTGAATCTTGAAGATTTCCCTGCAAATGCTCGAGCTTATGCATATTTTGCCGAAATTGAAGACTTGGGAGCCAATGAGACTCGGAAATTCAAATTACAGCAACCCTACTTATCTGACTACAGCAATGCAGTGGTAAATATAGCAGAAAATGCCAACGGAAGCTACACTCTTTATGAACCCAGCTATATGAATGTGTCTCTGGATTTTGTTCTTTCATTCTCTTTTGTCAAGACCCGAGATTCTACACTAGGACCGCTCTTAAATGCGATTGAGATTAGTAAATACCTAAAGATTGAACCGAAGACTGACAGCAAAGATG TGACTGTTCTCAATGCCCTTCGCTCTCTGTCTGCTGAAAGTGTTTGGGCAAATGAACAAGGCGATCCTTGTGTTCCTGCTCACTGGGAATGGGTGAATTGCTCCTCAACCACACCACCAAGAATCACAAAAAT TGCATTGTCAGGGAAGAACCTGAAAGGAGAGATTCCACCTGAGATTAACAACTTGGAGCAATTGACAGAGTT gtGGTTGGATGGTAACTTCCTTACAGGGCCAATCCCTGGTACAAGCAATCTTGTTAATTTGAAAATTGT GCATCTGGAGAGCAACAAACTGAATGGTCCATTGCCCAAGTACCTTGGTAGTTTACCTAAATTACAGGCACT GTACATACAGAACAACTCCTTTAGTGGGGAAATACCTTCAGAATTTTTAACTGGAAAAGTTATCTTTAA TTATGAACATAATCCTGGACTGCACAAAGAGGCAAGAAAAAAGATGCACTCGAAGTTGATAGTTGGAATTTCGATTGGCATACTTGCAGTTCTATTAATTGTTGTGATAGGAAGTTTACTATTCTTGCGTAATCTTCAAAGAAAGACATCTCATAAAAAAAGTGAAGTCCAAG GTAATTCTTGGCGTGTAAGTACCAAGCCTTCGACTGCGTATTCTGTAGCACGGGGTTGGCATATGATGGATGAAGGAGTTTCATATTATATTCCACTCCGTGAGCTTGAAGAAGCTACCAagaatttttccaaaaaaataggCAGAGGAAGTTTTGGGACTGTCTACTATGGGCAAATGATAGACGGAAAAGAAGTGGCAGTTAAGATAATGGCTGACTCGTCCACTCATCTGACACAGCAGTTTGTGACTGAG GTTGCCctattgtcaagaattcatcATAGGAACTTGGTTCCTCTGCTTGGATATTGTGAAGAAGAACATCAGCGTATTCTGGTTTATGAATACATGCACAATGGAACTTTGCGCGATCACATTCATG GTCCTGTCAACCAGAAGCGCTTGGATTGGCTAGCTCGTTTGCAGATCGCAGAGGATGCAGCAAAAG GACTTGAATACTTGCACACCGGATGCAACCCTGGTATCATACACCGAGATGTTAAAACAAGCAACATTCTCCTGGACATCAATATGAGAGCAAAAGTGTCAGATTTTGGGCTCTCAAGGCAAGCTGAAGAAGATTTAACCCATGTATCAAGTGTGGCGCGAGGAACAGTTGGCTACCTGGATCCTGA GTACCATGCAAATCAGCAATTGACTGAAAAAAGTGATGTCTACAGCTTTGGAGTAGTTCTCTTAGAACTGGTATCAGGAAAAAAACCTGTCTCAACAGAAGATTTTGGTTCTGAATTGAACATTGTTCATTGG GCAAGGTCCTTGATTCGTAAAGGAGATGTGATGAGCATTGTAGATCCTGTTCTAATTGGAAATGCCAAGATCGAGTCCATCTGGAGGATTGCTGAAGTTGCAATCCAATGCGTAGAACAACGAGCAGTTTCTCGGCCAAGGATGCATGAAATAATTTTGGCTATACAAGAAGCTAACAAGATTGAAAAAGTAACTGAAGGCAGCCAAAAAGTACAATCTGCTAGTTCAAGAGCACAATCTTCCCGGAAAACATTACTCACAAGCTTTCTCGAGATTGAGAGCCCTGACTTATCTAATGGTTGCCTTGTCCCAGCAGCCAGATAG
- the LOC118053703 gene encoding E3 ubiquitin-protein ligase AIRP2 isoform X2, translated as MKLVYNRWAPLLFFLLQRIDCSCICLLPRYLNFFHVLLYKVYSDGRPSLSKHGRKATIREFYGVISPSLQRLHSNLEELEDVKGENSGMENLGKNKVEGDNKLANIDLEREDECGICLEPCTKMVLPNCCHAMCIKCYRNWNTRSESCPFCRGSLKRVNSEDLWVLTCNNEVVDTKAVSKEDLSRFYLYVDSLPKDYHDSLFLMYYEYLI; from the exons ATGAAATTAGTTTACAATCGCTGGGcacctctccttttctttttgctacAACGGATAGATTGTTCATGCATTTGCCTGCTCCCTAGATATCTAAATTTCTTTCATGTACTTTTATATAAG GTTTATAGCGATGGTAGACCTAGCCTATCTAAGCACGGAAGGAAAGCAACAATTCGGGAATTCTATG GTGTTATATCACCGTCTCTTCAACGGCTTCATAGTAACTTAGAAGAGTTGGAAGATGTTAAGGGAGAGAATTCTGGCATGGAGAATTTGGGCAAAAATAAGGTGGAAGGAGATAACAAGCTAGCCAATATTGACTTGGAGAGGGAAGATGAATGTGGAATTTGTTTGGAGCCCTGCACCAAAATGGTACTGCCTAATTGCTGTCATGCAATGTGCATCAAATGCTACCGCAACTG GAACACAAGGTCAGAGTCCTGCCCATTTTGCCGTGGCAGCTTAAAGAGAGTTAACTCGGAAGACCTATGGGTTCTCACTTGTAACAATGAAGTTGTTGACACAAAAGCAGTTTCCAAAGAGGATTTGTCGCGCTTCTATCTCTACGTCGATAGCTTGCCAAAAGATTATCATGATTCCCTTTTCTTAATGTATTACGAGTACCTAATATGA
- the LOC118053678 gene encoding probable LRR receptor-like serine/threonine-protein kinase At1g67720 isoform X1, with the protein MALYSHFLVLYLFFVSSAICQVTEFISIDCGGTSNYTDPRTGLAWISDNGTIMKYGRSSEAQVSNGNTQYQRRRDFPIDSNKYCYTLGTKERKRYLVRATFQYGSLENEDAYPKFDLYLDTTKWSTMVVLDASRVYVKEMIIRAPSSSIDVCVCCATTGSPFISTLELRPLNLSMYATDFEDNFFLEVAARVNFGALSKDAIRYPDDPYDRIWGSDLEKRQNYLVGVAPGTVRINTSKYVDTRTREYPPVKVMQTAVVGTEETLSYRLNLEDFPANARAYAYFAEIEDLGANETRKFKLQQPYLSDYSNAVVNIAENANGSYTLYEPSYMNVSLDFVLSFSFVKTRDSTLGPLLNAIEISKYLKIEPKTDSKDVTVLNALRSLSAESVWANEQGDPCVPAHWEWVNCSSTTPPRITKIALSGKNLKGEIPPEINNLEQLTELWLDGNFLTGPIPGTSNLVNLKIVHLESNKLNGPLPKYLGSLPKLQALYIQNNSFSGEIPSEFLTGKVIFNYEHNPGLHKEARKKMHSKLIVGISIGILAVLLIVVIGSLLFLRNLQRKTSHKKSEVQGNSWRVSTKPSTAYSVARGWHMMDEGVSYYIPLRELEEATKNFSKKIGRGSFGTVYYGQMIDGKEVAVKIMADSSTHLTQQFVTEVALLSRIHHRNLVPLLGYCEEEHQRILVYEYMHNGTLRDHIHGPVNQKRLDWLARLQIAEDAAKGLEYLHTGCNPGIIHRDVKTSNILLDINMRAKVSDFGLSRQAEEDLTHVSSVARGTVGYLDPEYHANQQLTEKSDVYSFGVVLLELVSGKKPVSTEDFGSELNIVHWARSLIRKGDVMSIVDPVLIGNAKIESIWRIAEVAIQCVEQRAVSRPRMHEIILAIQEANKIEKVTEGSQKVQSASSRAQSSRKTLLTSFLEIESPDLSNGCLVPAAR; encoded by the exons ATGGCTCTGTATTCTCACTTTCTGGTTCTCTATCTGTTCTTTGTATCTTCTGCTATATGCCAAGTTACAG AATTTATCAGTATAGATTGTGGCGGCACAAGTAATTACACTGATCCAAGAACTGGACTGGCATGGATTTCAGACAACGGTACAATCATGAAGTATGGAAGATCATCAGAAGCACAGGTTTCAAATGGAAATACGCAGTATCAAAGACGGCGAGACTTTCCTATAGACAGCAACAAGTACTGTTACACTCTAGGTACCAAAGAGAGAAAGCGGTATCTTGTCCGTGCCACTTTTCAATATGGAAGTTTGGAAAATGAAGATGCCTACCCCAAATTTGATCTCTACTTGGACACAACAAAGTGGTCGACTATGGTAGTATTGGATGCTTCAAGAGTGTATGTGAAGGAAATGATTATCAGGGCTCCTTCAAGTTCAATTGATGTGTGCGTATGCTGTGCTACAACTGGTTCTCCCTTCATATCCACTCTAGAATTGCGACCTCTCAACCTTTCAATGTATGCCACTGATTTTGAGGATAATTTCTTCTTAGAGGTAGCAGCTAGAGTAAATTTTGGTGCCTTAAGCAAGGATGCCATAAG GTACCCGGATGATCCATATGACAGAATTTGGGGTTCAGATCTCGAGAAAAGGCAAAACTACCTTGTAGGGGTGGCCCCTGGCACAGTTAGAATCAATACATCGAAGTACGTAGACACTAGGACTAGAGAATACCCTCCAGTTAAAGTAATGCAAACAGCTGTTGTTGGCACTGAAGAGACACTAAGCTATAGGTTGAATCTTGAAGATTTCCCTGCAAATGCTCGAGCTTATGCATATTTTGCCGAAATTGAAGACTTGGGAGCCAATGAGACTCGGAAATTCAAATTACAGCAACCCTACTTATCTGACTACAGCAATGCAGTGGTAAATATAGCAGAAAATGCCAACGGAAGCTACACTCTTTATGAACCCAGCTATATGAATGTGTCTCTGGATTTTGTTCTTTCATTCTCTTTTGTCAAGACCCGAGATTCTACACTAGGACCGCTCTTAAATGCGATTGAGATTAGTAAATACCTAAAGATTGAACCGAAGACTGACAGCAAAGATG TGACTGTTCTCAATGCCCTTCGCTCTCTGTCTGCTGAAAGTGTTTGGGCAAATGAACAAGGCGATCCTTGTGTTCCTGCTCACTGGGAATGGGTGAATTGCTCCTCAACCACACCACCAAGAATCACAAAAAT TGCATTGTCAGGGAAGAACCTGAAAGGAGAGATTCCACCTGAGATTAACAACTTGGAGCAATTGACAGAGTT gtGGTTGGATGGTAACTTCCTTACAGGGCCAATCCCTGGTACAAGCAATCTTGTTAATTTGAAAATTGT GCATCTGGAGAGCAACAAACTGAATGGTCCATTGCCCAAGTACCTTGGTAGTTTACCTAAATTACAGGCACT GTACATACAGAACAACTCCTTTAGTGGGGAAATACCTTCAGAATTTTTAACTGGAAAAGTTATCTTTAA TTATGAACATAATCCTGGACTGCACAAAGAGGCAAGAAAAAAGATGCACTCGAAGTTGATAGTTGGAATTTCGATTGGCATACTTGCAGTTCTATTAATTGTTGTGATAGGAAGTTTACTATTCTTGCGTAATCTTCAAAGAAAGACATCTCATAAAAAAAGTGAAGTCCAAG GTAATTCTTGGCGTGTAAGTACCAAGCCTTCGACTGCGTATTCTGTAGCACGGGGTTGGCATATGATGGATGAAGGAGTTTCATATTATATTCCACTCCGTGAGCTTGAAGAAGCTACCAagaatttttccaaaaaaataggCAGAGGAAGTTTTGGGACTGTCTACTATGGGCAAATGATAGACGGAAAAGAAGTGGCAGTTAAGATAATGGCTGACTCGTCCACTCATCTGACACAGCAGTTTGTGACTGAG GTTGCCctattgtcaagaattcatcATAGGAACTTGGTTCCTCTGCTTGGATATTGTGAAGAAGAACATCAGCGTATTCTGGTTTATGAATACATGCACAATGGAACTTTGCGCGATCACATTCATG GTCCTGTCAACCAGAAGCGCTTGGATTGGCTAGCTCGTTTGCAGATCGCAGAGGATGCAGCAAAAG GACTTGAATACTTGCACACCGGATGCAACCCTGGTATCATACACCGAGATGTTAAAACAAGCAACATTCTCCTGGACATCAATATGAGAGCAAAAGTGTCAGATTTTGGGCTCTCAAGGCAAGCTGAAGAAGATTTAACCCATGTATCAAGTGTGGCGCGAGGAACAGTTGGCTACCTGGATCCTGA GTACCATGCAAATCAGCAATTGACTGAAAAAAGTGATGTCTACAGCTTTGGAGTAGTTCTCTTAGAACTGGTATCAGGAAAAAAACCTGTCTCAACAGAAGATTTTGGTTCTGAATTGAACATTGTTCATTGG GCAAGGTCCTTGATTCGTAAAGGAGATGTGATGAGCATTGTAGATCCTGTTCTAATTGGAAATGCCAAGATCGAGTCCATCTGGAGGATTGCTGAAGTTGCAATCCAATGCGTAGAACAACGAGCAGTTTCTCGGCCAAGGATGCATGAAATAATTTTGGCTATACAAGAAGCTAACAAGATTGAAAAAGTAACTGAAGGCAGCCAAAAAGTACAATCTGCTAGTTCAAGAGCACAATCTTCCCGGAAAACATTACTCACAAGCTTTCTCGAGATTGAGAGCCCTGACTTATCTAATGGTTGCCTTGTCCCAGCAGCCAGATAG
- the LOC118053703 gene encoding E3 ubiquitin-protein ligase AIRP2 isoform X1 → MEMMHYQLSNSSYQDSLKVLEADIQHANVLAAAIPRGKDGARLQMKLVYNRWAPLLFFLLQRIDCSCICLLPRYLNFFHVLLYKVYSDGRPSLSKHGRKATIREFYGVISPSLQRLHSNLEELEDVKGENSGMENLGKNKVEGDNKLANIDLEREDECGICLEPCTKMVLPNCCHAMCIKCYRNWNTRSESCPFCRGSLKRVNSEDLWVLTCNNEVVDTKAVSKEDLSRFYLYVDSLPKDYHDSLFLMYYEYLI, encoded by the exons ATGGAGATGATGCATTATCAGTTGAGCAACTCATCTTACCAAGACTCCCTCAAAGTCTTGGAGGCCGATATCCAGCATGCCAATGTTTT GGCTGCTGCAATTCCAAGGGGCAAGGATGGAGCGCGTCTGCAGATGAAATTAGTTTACAATCGCTGGGcacctctccttttctttttgctacAACGGATAGATTGTTCATGCATTTGCCTGCTCCCTAGATATCTAAATTTCTTTCATGTACTTTTATATAAG GTTTATAGCGATGGTAGACCTAGCCTATCTAAGCACGGAAGGAAAGCAACAATTCGGGAATTCTATG GTGTTATATCACCGTCTCTTCAACGGCTTCATAGTAACTTAGAAGAGTTGGAAGATGTTAAGGGAGAGAATTCTGGCATGGAGAATTTGGGCAAAAATAAGGTGGAAGGAGATAACAAGCTAGCCAATATTGACTTGGAGAGGGAAGATGAATGTGGAATTTGTTTGGAGCCCTGCACCAAAATGGTACTGCCTAATTGCTGTCATGCAATGTGCATCAAATGCTACCGCAACTG GAACACAAGGTCAGAGTCCTGCCCATTTTGCCGTGGCAGCTTAAAGAGAGTTAACTCGGAAGACCTATGGGTTCTCACTTGTAACAATGAAGTTGTTGACACAAAAGCAGTTTCCAAAGAGGATTTGTCGCGCTTCTATCTCTACGTCGATAGCTTGCCAAAAGATTATCATGATTCCCTTTTCTTAATGTATTACGAGTACCTAATATGA
- the LOC118053694 gene encoding uncharacterized protein — protein sequence MALLTNTSANIYSVTNHVSWSNSTFMGGKFTALYLIDSCQFLQLPAKSPSGDKFRTRTYARRKSVRKWTRDERSQNGIALESTEKGLEEERVVLSDKSSLEDNSVEPVQSTLNNIASRSDVLQACTVTSGLIAALGLLIRQVSHVASMEGLPILDCSTEVTFGIEMWHLELITGLVILISSCRYLLLKTWPDFAESTEAANQQVLTSLQPLDYLVVSFFPGVTEELLFRGALLPLFGMDWKSVLLAATIFGVLHLGNGRKYSFAIWATFVGIVYGYATIVSSSLVVPMASHALNNLAGGLLWRHTSKPAK from the exons ATGGCTTTGCTTACTAATACCTCAGCTAATATCTACTCTGTAACCAACCACGTATCATGGTCAAATTCTACCTTCATGG GTGGGAAGTTCACTGCCCTCTATCTAATTGATTCTTGTCAGTTCTTGCAGTTACCTGCCAAATCACCTAGT ggCGATAAGTTTCGCACAAGAACTTATGCGAGACGGAAATCAGTGAGAAAATGGACACGGGATGAGCGGTCACAAAATGGTATAGCTCTGGAAAGTACTGAGAAGGGTTTAGAAGAAGAGAGAGTAGTGTTATCAGATAAGTCTTCTTTAGAGGATAATTCTGTGGAGCCTGTGCAAAGTACACTCAACAATATCGCTTCAAGAAGTGATGTGCTTCAGGCATGCACTGTCACTTCTGGGTTGATAGCTGCTTTGGGTTTATTAATTCGACAG GTGTCTCATGTCGCATCAATGGAAGGACTGCCAATCCTCGACTGCTCTACTGAAGTCACAt TTGGTATTGAGATGTGGCATCTTGAGTTGATTACAGGATTGGTCATACTGATTTCATCATGCAGATACTTGCTACTGAAGACATGGCCAGACTTTGCTGAATCGACAGAAGCAGCCAATCAGCAG GTCCTTACATCACTTCAACCTTTGGATTACTTAGTTGTTTCATTCTTTCCGGGAGTTACTGAG GAACTTCTTTTCCGAGGTGCGCTGCTACCGCTCTTTGGAATGGATTGGAAGAGTGTCCTTCTAGCTGCCACCATATTTGGTGTTCTACATTTGGGAAACGGTCGAAAGTACTCCTTTGCTATCTG GGCAACCTTTGTTGGAATTGTCTATGGCTATGCTACCATTGTATCCTCAAGCTTGGTCGTACCAATGGCTTCTCATGCACTGAACAATCTAGCCGGCGGGCTCCTGTGGCGACACACATCAAAGCCAGCAAAATAG